The following proteins come from a genomic window of Synergistaceae bacterium:
- a CDS encoding P-II family nitrogen regulator: MINDNTVFDLIWVIVNFGKGSSVLQTAKKCGATGGTVVLAKGTANSSFISYLGLTEIRKEIVLMACNKETSKCVLETLNEKFQFEKPKHGIAFTTALHTVIGSVGCILTNSKKLERGDESMYCSITVIVEKGKAEDVVDAATAAGSKGGTIINARGSGIHETSKLFFMDIEPEKEMVLILSEKCDSDAIISSIREKIDIKEPGKGIIFVQDVNKVYGLAK; this comes from the coding sequence ATGATTAATGATAACACGGTTTTCGATCTCATTTGGGTTATTGTTAATTTTGGCAAGGGCAGCAGCGTTTTGCAAACAGCAAAGAAATGTGGCGCTACTGGAGGAACTGTTGTTCTTGCGAAGGGCACAGCCAACAGCTCTTTTATAAGCTACTTGGGACTAACAGAGATACGCAAAGAGATTGTCCTGATGGCGTGTAATAAAGAAACATCAAAATGTGTCCTTGAAACCCTTAATGAAAAATTTCAATTTGAAAAGCCAAAACATGGAATAGCCTTCACTACAGCTCTCCATACCGTTATAGGTTCAGTCGGCTGTATTTTGACAAACTCGAAAAAGCTAGAAAGAGGAGATGAATCAATGTACTGTTCAATAACCGTTATCGTTGAAAAGGGAAAAGCAGAAGATGTAGTTGACGCGGCGACCGCTGCCGGCTCAAAAGGCGGAACTATTATAAATGCAAGAGGCTCCGGTATTCACGAAACGAGTAAATTATTCTTCATGGATATCGAACCGGAAAAAGAAATGGTCTTAATTCTCTCTGAGAAGTGTGATAGCGATGCCATCATCTCTTCAATTCGAGAAAAAATTGACATAAAAGAACCGGGAAAAGGCATAATCTTTGTTCAAGATGTCAATAAAGTCTACGGATTAGCCAAGTAA
- a CDS encoding YeeE/YedE family protein, with product MNENSNCWLWKAVFLGFVFAISVLVIKPVGVSTQFSMVGGMIHSAVDSSVITENAESKHGYSSTNAYYNKSGGSLAKNIKNPLNFAMVFLLAIPLGGFVAWSLDPKKKTSCQVEEIKDSKGFKNFCKKYYIREFVGGFIFLFGARLADGCTSGHMMSGIMQGSVSGFVFAIAVFVVAIPVALLFKKMDWGV from the coding sequence ATGAATGAAAATTCCAATTGTTGGCTGTGGAAAGCAGTTTTTCTCGGCTTTGTTTTTGCCATATCGGTCCTCGTCATTAAACCGGTAGGGGTATCAACGCAATTTTCAATGGTAGGAGGAATGATACACAGTGCAGTAGATTCCTCTGTAATCACTGAAAATGCAGAGAGCAAACATGGCTACAGTAGCACAAATGCTTACTACAACAAAAGCGGTGGATCTCTTGCCAAGAACATAAAGAACCCCTTGAATTTCGCCATGGTGTTTTTACTTGCGATTCCTCTGGGTGGTTTTGTAGCCTGGTCTTTGGATCCAAAGAAAAAAACAAGCTGTCAGGTGGAGGAGATAAAAGACTCCAAGGGATTTAAAAATTTCTGTAAAAAATATTATATCCGAGAGTTTGTGGGTGGATTTATCTTCCTCTTCGGAGCAAGGCTTGCAGACGGATGTACAAGCGGACATATGATGAGCGGCATAATGCAGGGCAGCGTGAGCGGATTCGTTTTTGCGATAGCTGTCTTTGTTGTAGCTATCCCAGTCGCCTTACTCTTTAAAAAGATGGATTGGGGGGTATAG
- a CDS encoding DUF1538 domain-containing protein yields the protein MNVITEKTKEVFFAVLPITLIVTFLNFTITPLGMHLYLRFLIGAFFIVVGLTVFLLGVDMGVTPIGTRMGTAVAKSNSVAIVIIAGLVLGFAISVAEPDLHILAQQVRMVTANSIGKASIILVVSVGIAFVMALGFVRIVFNIALNKLLTALYFIILMLGIFTPKEFLAIAFDASGATTGAITTPFMLALALGISSLKKDSKSSEEDSFGLVAIASAGAIIAVMVMGILSKTESLEGTLPATDLLSSSLMGPFLENAPVILGEVILALLPVTLIFAIFQKISFKLSKRTVSRIVLGIVFSLIGLVLFLTGVNGGFMEVGSIIGNKLALFDNKYYLIGIGFILGFVTILAEPAVYVLTQQIEEVTSGYVRRSLVMGALSLGVGSAVALAMINILSPQIELWHFLLPGYIISIALAYYVPGLFVGISFDSGGVASGPMTATFILAFAHGAANAIEGASVLTDGFGVIAMVALSPMIALQILGVFFRIKSPSRRS from the coding sequence TTGTAACTTTTCTTAACTTTACAATTACGCCGCTTGGAATGCATCTTTACTTAAGATTTTTGATAGGGGCTTTTTTTATAGTTGTAGGGCTCACTGTTTTCCTTTTGGGTGTTGATATGGGGGTAACGCCAATCGGTACTCGTATGGGAACGGCAGTAGCAAAAAGCAACAGCGTAGCGATAGTTATTATAGCAGGCCTTGTATTGGGTTTTGCTATCTCTGTTGCGGAGCCGGATCTTCATATTCTTGCACAACAAGTAAGAATGGTTACGGCAAATAGCATCGGAAAAGCAAGCATCATACTTGTCGTCTCGGTGGGCATCGCATTCGTAATGGCATTAGGATTCGTTCGAATAGTATTCAATATTGCATTGAATAAGCTTTTAACCGCCCTCTATTTTATCATCCTGATGTTGGGAATTTTTACCCCCAAAGAATTTTTAGCGATAGCTTTTGATGCATCCGGTGCCACAACTGGCGCAATAACCACTCCATTTATGCTGGCCCTAGCCTTGGGTATATCGTCTTTAAAAAAGGACAGCAAATCTTCTGAAGAAGACAGTTTCGGCCTAGTAGCCATTGCATCAGCCGGAGCCATTATTGCAGTCATGGTGATGGGAATACTTTCTAAAACAGAAAGCCTAGAAGGTACCCTCCCTGCGACAGACCTTTTGTCATCCTCTCTGATGGGCCCCTTCCTCGAAAACGCCCCTGTTATTTTAGGCGAGGTTATTTTGGCGCTTCTGCCGGTAACTCTTATTTTCGCAATATTTCAAAAGATTTCATTTAAACTCTCAAAAAGAACTGTAAGCAGAATAGTTTTGGGAATCGTATTTTCCCTAATAGGACTTGTTCTCTTTCTGACTGGAGTAAATGGAGGATTTATGGAAGTCGGAAGTATAATAGGAAATAAACTCGCTCTTTTTGATAATAAATATTATCTGATAGGTATAGGCTTTATTTTAGGATTCGTTACCATTCTCGCAGAACCGGCTGTTTATGTTCTCACTCAGCAAATTGAAGAGGTCACCAGTGGTTATGTCAGAAGAAGTTTGGTAATGGGCGCTCTGAGTTTGGGTGTGGGAAGCGCTGTGGCGTTGGCAATGATTAATATTTTAAGTCCGCAAATAGAGCTTTGGCACTTTTTGCTTCCGGGCTATATCATTTCTATAGCATTGGCATATTATGTTCCGGGACTTTTTGTCGGAATATCTTTTGACTCAGGTGGGGTGGCATCTGGTCCCATGACAGCCACTTTCATATTAGCATTCGCTCATGGAGCAGCCAATGCCATTGAAGGTGCAAGTGTTTTAACGGACGGCTTTGGCGTTATTGCCATGGTTGCTCTCAGTCCTATGATCGCATTACAGATTTTGGGAGTATTCTTTAGAATTAAATCGCCGAGCAGGAGGAGTTAG